The genomic region CCTCGCTATGCACAACCTGGAATACCTGGGGAAGAGGGATGGCGTATCCTTGAGCTCAAGGTCTTGGCAGATGTAGGACTGGTCGGTTTTCCCAATGTGGGCAAATCCACCTTGTTGGCCTCCATCAGCGCAGCCAAACCCGAGATCGCAGATTATGAGTTCACTACGCTGACTCCCAATCTGGGCATCGTACCCTACAGGGATGACCGATCATTCATCATGGCCGATATCCCGGGAATCATCGAGAATGCCCATCAGGGAAAAGGTCTGGGATTGCGATTCTTACGTCACATCGAACGGAATTCCGTCCTGCTCTTCACGATACCTGCCGATGCAGATGATATCGGAGAACAATACAACATCCTCCTCAACGAATTGAGGCAATACAACCCCGAACTTCTGGATAAAGGCAGATTACTGGCCATCACCAAGAGTGATCTGGCTGATGCTGAGATGCGTGATCTGTTGAGTCCCACTATTCCAGAAGGAGTGCCTCACGTGTTCATCTCCGCAGTGGCCCAAGAAGGACTCATGGAGTTGAAGGACATGATATGGAATGAGATAAACCGATAATTTCAATGCCGTGTTCGAATCTTTAGAGTCCATCGATCGTGACCTGTTCCTGTATATCAATGGTTGGAACCATGAATTCATGGATCCCTTGATGTATCTGGTCAGCAACAAGCTCTTCTGGATCCCGCTTTATGTATTCCTCCTCTATATGGTCTACCATAAATATGGATGGAAGGGCCTAGGCTACTTTGCCATGGGCATTGCACTCGTGATCCTGGTCTGTGATCAGATGAGCAGTACCGTCATCAAACCTCTGGTAGCCAGATACAGGCCGTGCAATAATCTGGAGATCATGGACCTGGTCCATAAAGTGAACGACCGCTGTGGGAGTGGATTCAGTTTTGTTTCGGGTCATGCGACCAATTTCTTTGGCATCTCCGT from Flavobacteriales bacterium harbors:
- the obgE gene encoding GTPase ObgE; the encoded protein is MSQKNFVDYVKIHLRSGNGGPGSTHFLRSKNTAKGGPDGGDGGRGGHVILRGNRNLWTLLHFKYKKHIKADHGESGTGNLKTGADGKDVILEVPLGTVARDAETMEELFEIRDHGEERILMEGGMGGRGNNHFKTSTNQAPRYAQPGIPGEEGWRILELKVLADVGLVGFPNVGKSTLLASISAAKPEIADYEFTTLTPNLGIVPYRDDRSFIMADIPGIIENAHQGKGLGLRFLRHIERNSVLLFTIPADADDIGEQYNILLNELRQYNPELLDKGRLLAITKSDLADAEMRDLLSPTIPEGVPHVFISAVAQEGLMELKDMIWNEINR
- a CDS encoding phosphatase PAP2 family protein, which codes for MFESLESIDRDLFLYINGWNHEFMDPLMYLVSNKLFWIPLYVFLLYMVYHKYGWKGLGYFAMGIALVILVCDQMSSTVIKPLVARYRPCNNLEIMDLVHKVNDRCGSGFSFVSGHATNFFGISVFTYRALNDKRFLIPLFIWAAVVAYSRVYLGVHYPSDVTAGALLGIFLGSVVYILYARVSPLESEE